The Rhododendron vialii isolate Sample 1 chromosome 6a, ASM3025357v1 genome includes a window with the following:
- the LOC131329656 gene encoding uncharacterized protein LOC131329656 has product MSENDRSDGIVVGGGDGSDRRDDDRIKEETRNGFGSKLGKEKRVPRFRFRKKKKGSSNPSPSTVRKLGNNFCCFKQTPTLDSPADASPTSDPNSPAFTHELLRDLIEKNDFYSKECNHHRDIDCVKGN; this is encoded by the coding sequence ATGTCTGAGAACGACCGATCCGACGGCATTGTTGTCGGCGGCGGTGATGGGTCCGATCGGAGGGACGATGATCGAATTAAGGAGGAGACACGAAATGGGTTCGGATCGAAATTGGGAAAGGAGAAGCGTGTTCCAAGATTTCGattcagaaagaaaaagaagggttcTTCTAATCCTTCTCCTTCGACTGTTCGCAAATTAGGTAATAATTTTTGCTGTTTTAAGCAAACCCCAACTTTGGATTCTCCTGCCGATGCGTCCCCAACGAGTGACCCAAACAGTCCAGCGTTTACTCATGAGTTGTTGAGGGATTTgattgaaaagaatgatttttATTCCAAAGAATGCAATCACCACCGGGATATAGATTGTGTAAAAGGTAATTGA